ACATTAAACTCCATTTACATTTCCTCCTGTTTCGGCTTGTGAATGTGTGATGAATTGAAACAATGCCGCTTGAATATCGGACTTTACCTTTTCCCTGATCTTTTCCTTGACGTTATCACGTTGCTGCGGTGCACGTTCGGGGAAAGACAAGTTATCGTAATACATATTGATTCGTTGATGGAGCTGACGTTCGACGTCTTGTTTAATGAAGTCATGATAAGAAGGCTCCAAAGTTATTTTTAGCTGGCTTTCCGTATCCTCGATCATATTTTCCAAGTCTGAAAGAATATCGTTATGAATTTCCTGAACAACGATTTCCCGGCCTGGA
This genomic stretch from Peribacillus muralis harbors:
- the gerPC gene encoding spore germination protein GerPC, whose protein sequence is MNQDLYSYSIQMQRFLEAQDKRIMKLEHELKRLTDELAELKNRPPIHVDRIEYKFDQLKVESLDGTLNIGLNPNDLNNIDEFSVNNQPVQPAPNLFPGREIVVQEIHNDILSDLENMIEDTESQLKITLEPSYHDFIKQDVERQLHQRINMYYDNLSFPERAPQQRDNVKEKIREKVKSDIQAALFQFITHSQAETGGNVNGV